A genomic region of Oryza glaberrima chromosome 1, OglaRS2, whole genome shotgun sequence contains the following coding sequences:
- the LOC127761121 gene encoding myb-related protein 308-like, with the protein MGRSPCCEKAHTNKGAWTKEEDQRLIAYIKAHGEGCWRSLPKAAGLLRCGKSCRLRWMNYLRPDLKRGNFTDDDDELIIKLHALLGNKWSLIAGQLPGRTDNEIKNYWNTHIKRKLLSRGIDPQTHRPVSAGSSAAAASGLTTTASTAAFPSLAPAPPPQQHRLHNPVHAAAPSNASFARSAASPPSEDGHSSSGGSSDAPRCPDLNLDLDLDLSMSLPSSPPKTPAAASSTTASRHHHHQQQKTICLCYHLGVRNGDVCSCKAAAPSPAGPRAFRFLRPLEEGQYI; encoded by the exons ATGGGGAGGTCGCCATGCTGCGAGAAGGCGCACACGAACAAGGGGGCGTGGACGAAGGAGGAGGACCAGCGGCTGATCGCCTACATCAAGGCGCACGGCGAGGGTTGCTGGCGGTCGCTGCCCAAGGCGGCGGGGCTCCTCCGCTGCGGCAAgagctgccgcctccgctgGATGAACTACCTCCGCCCCGACCTCAAGCGCGGCAacttcaccgacgacgacgacgagctcatCATCAAGCTCCACGCCCTTCTCGGCAACAA GTGGTCGTTGATTGCGGGGCAGCTGCCGGGGAGGACggacaacgagatcaagaactacTGGAACACGCACATCAAGCGCAAGCTCCTGAGCCGGGGCATCGACCCGCAGACGCACCGGCCGGTCAGCGccgggagcagcgccgccgcggcgagcgggcTGACCACGACGGCCAGCACCGCCGCCTTTCCGTCCcttgcgccggcgccgccgccgcagcagcacaGGCTACACAACCCGGTGCACGCCGCGGCGCCGAGCAATGCGAGCTTCGCCAGGTCCGCGGCGTCCCCGCCGTCGGAGGACGGccacagcagcagcggcggcagctcggACGCGCCGCGGTGCCCCGACCTCAACctcgacctcgacctcgaccTGTCCATGAGCctgccgagctcgccgcccaagacgccggccgccgcgtcgtccacGACCGCGTCgcgccaccatcaccaccagcagcagAAGACCATCTGCCTCTGCTACCACCTCGGCGTCCGCAACGGCGACGTCTGCAGCTGCAAGGCggccgcgccatcgccggccgGCCCACGCGCGTTCCGGTTTCTCAGGCCACTGGAGGAGGGCCAGTACATATAG